The genomic segment CGACCAGGCTCGGCTTATCCGCGACCCGGGCAGTGCTCGACGGACTCGGCTAGATCCGTCGCCTAGCGGCGGCCTTCGAGTGTGCGGTGAGGGCGGACAAACCGCGCACATCGCGCCCTCGGCGCGCACCGAAAGCCCTCGGCGCACGCTCAACGCCCTAGATGTTGGCGAAGCAGGAATCGTTGTTCTCGCCGGCCGGAATCGTGGCGTTCTGGGTGGAGAAGTGGCTCGTCACGCCGGTCGGCGTCACCTGCACGCTGTCCGCGTGAATACCCAGCGGGTAGTCGGCGGTCAGTTTCGCGGTGTACGCGTCGAGCGTGGACTGCACGCTTTCGCGGGGCAGCGTGAAGCCCAGCGCGTTGAAGCTCTGAATCTGCAGCTGAATCCCCTTGCCGGACACCACGGGCTTGGTCGTGATGTTGTCCAGCATTCCCTTCAGTTCGATGGTGCCGTCGGCGGGATGGGTCGTCACGCTGTTTGTGACGAACGGGCCCAGCACCGGGATCGCGTTCTGCACCGAATCCTTGATGCCGTCACTGGTCCAGGTGATGGTCGCGTCCAGCGATCCGATGGTGCCCTTGGACGACGACGTCCGGTCCAGCTTGACGTCTTTGATGGTGATGTCGATCTTCATACCCTTGGCGTCGCGGATCTGGTTGCCGGCCGTCGACACCGAGATGTTGGTGAAGTGCTGCGTCGCGAGCTGCCACAGCAGCAGTGGCGCGACTCCGAACGAGGCCGTGGCCTGGTCCTGGACCTCGCAGGCCACCGCCTCGGCTACCTTGGTGTCGGCCACATGGCGGGCGTACAGCTCGCCGCCGATCAGCCCGGCGACCACCAGCGATACCACGATGACGCAGATCAGAACGATGGACAGCGGGTCCCGAAATCGCTTCTTCTCGGGCGGCTCGGGCGGTTCGCTGGGCCGGGTTACCCGCTCGGTGGGACTGAGTGGCGGCAGCGGCGGCGGTGCATAGCTGGCCTGCTGCGTGTCCGCTCCCGCCGGGTAGTGCTGCTCGGTCGGGGCGGAGGTCGGGCCGAACGGACCGTGGTCCTCGCTAGGAGCCCACGTGGACGGGCCCTCGTGCGGTGGTCCTGGTGGGTTCGTCACCCAACCGATTCTGCCCTATCGCTACGAGCAAAGTCGGACTGGTTGCGGAGCACGGCGATGCTGTCGCGGGCCTTGGCGACCAGGGCGGCGTCGATGTCGGCGAGCACCAGTTGCGGGTCGGGCCCGGCAGACGCGACCACCTCGCCCAGCGGCGAAGCGACCAGACTGCCGCCGACGCCGGTCGGCGCGCCCGCGGAAGACCCCGAGCCCGCCAGCGTGTCACCGGGATCGGCTTGACCGACCGCGGCGACGTAGCTCATCGAATCCAGCGCGCGGGCGCGGGCCAGCAAGGTCCACTGGTCGAGCTTTCCCGGACCCGAACCCCAAGACGCGCAGACCGCGATGAGCTGGGCGCCGCGCCGGGCCAGCTCGGTGTAGAGCTCGGGAAAGCGGATGTCATAGCAAACGGTCAACCCCACTTCGACACCGTCGACGGTGATCACCACCGGTTCGCGGCCTGCAGCGACGGTGCGCGACTCGGTAAAGCCGAACGCGTCGTAGAGATGGATCTTGTCGTAGTGAGCGTCCGGCTGATTCGGTGCGCCCGGCCCGGCCGCGATCAGCGTGTTCGTCACGCGCCCGTCGCCGGCCGGGGTGAACATTCCGGCGATCACCGTGACGGCGGAGTCGGCCGCGATCTGCCGGACCCCGTCGGCCCACGGCCCGTCGACGGGTTCGGCGATCGGTGCCAGTGGGACGCCGAACCGGCACATGGTCGCTTCGGGAAACACCACCAGCGTCGCGCCGGCGTCGGCGGCCCGAGCGGTGTAGTCGCGCACCTGCTGCAGATTGGCCGCCGGATCGGTGTCACTGAGCATTTGCGCCAACGCGATTCGCATGGCCGCCAGCTTAGAAGCGAATCACGCGTTGTTGGTGATCCATTTGGTGGTGAAGCGCTGCTCCCTGCTCACCAGATCAGCAAGATGCGTGCCGATGATGTTCTCCACCTTGCCGCCGATCAGGGGAATCCGGACGTGGATGCTGACCCGGAACGTCAGGCGGGCGCCGCCGCGGTCAATGGGCGACAGCTCGGCGGTGCCCAGGACGTTCACCGGGGTATCCACGATCGTGCCCCTGATGGATGCCGTGGCGATGCCGTCGGTGACCGGTCCCCAGGTCTCTTCGCGTCGGAAGAACAGATCGCCCCGGTGCAGCTGGGTGACCATCGCAGGCAGGTTGCGGCTGTGCACTTCCTGCAGCGTCACCACTTCGATGGTGCCGTCGTCGCCGGGTACCCCACCCACGCGGATCGACTCCAGCCGCGCCTCGTCGACCGGAATGTCGGCCAGCCTGGCCCGCCAGTAATCGGGCTCAGCGAACGTCCGATGCAGGTCTTCGACGCTGTCCTGATAATCGGCGGACAAGTCGAATGAGCGAGGCATAGCAGGCCAGGCTACCGTTACGGGCCATGAAAGCCAGCGATGCCGGATCGCTGTTCGCTGGTGCGCGCGTCGCCGAGGCGGTGCCGTTGGCGCCGTTGACCACGTTGCGTGTCGGACCGGTCGCGCAACGCCTGATCACCTGCACCAGCAGCGAACAGGTTGTCGCTGTGCTGGCCGAATTGGACGGGGCCAGTGCCGGTCCGGTGCTGGTGTTCGCCGGCGGCTCCAACCTGGTGATCGCCGACGACCTGACCGACCTGACCGCCGTGCACTTGGCCACCCGCGGGATCACCGTCGACGGCCGCCTGCTGCGCGCCGAGGCCGGGGCGGTATGGGACGACGTGGTCGTCGCTGCGATCGAGCACGGGCTGGGCGGGCTCGAGTGCCTGTCCGGCATACCGGGATCGGCGGGAGCCACCCCGGTGCAAAACGTCGGCGCCTACGGCGCGGAGGTGTCCGACACGATCACCCGGGTCCGGGTAT from the Mycobacterium lentiflavum genome contains:
- a CDS encoding LmeA family phospholipid-binding protein, producing MTNPPGPPHEGPSTWAPSEDHGPFGPTSAPTEQHYPAGADTQQASYAPPPLPPLSPTERVTRPSEPPEPPEKKRFRDPLSIVLICVIVVSLVVAGLIGGELYARHVADTKVAEAVACEVQDQATASFGVAPLLLWQLATQHFTNISVSTAGNQIRDAKGMKIDITIKDVKLDRTSSSKGTIGSLDATITWTSDGIKDSVQNAIPVLGPFVTNSVTTHPADGTIELKGMLDNITTKPVVSGKGIQLQIQSFNALGFTLPRESVQSTLDAYTAKLTADYPLGIHADSVQVTPTGVTSHFSTQNATIPAGENNDSCFANI
- a CDS encoding carbon-nitrogen hydrolase family protein codes for the protein MRIALAQMLSDTDPAANLQQVRDYTARAADAGATLVVFPEATMCRFGVPLAPIAEPVDGPWADGVRQIAADSAVTVIAGMFTPAGDGRVTNTLIAAGPGAPNQPDAHYDKIHLYDAFGFTESRTVAAGREPVVITVDGVEVGLTVCYDIRFPELYTELARRGAQLIAVCASWGSGPGKLDQWTLLARARALDSMSYVAAVGQADPGDTLAGSGSSAGAPTGVGGSLVASPLGEVVASAGPDPQLVLADIDAALVAKARDSIAVLRNQSDFARSDRAESVG
- a CDS encoding DUF2505 domain-containing protein, whose translation is MPRSFDLSADYQDSVEDLHRTFAEPDYWRARLADIPVDEARLESIRVGGVPGDDGTIEVVTLQEVHSRNLPAMVTQLHRGDLFFRREETWGPVTDGIATASIRGTIVDTPVNVLGTAELSPIDRGGARLTFRVSIHVRIPLIGGKVENIIGTHLADLVSREQRFTTKWITNNA